In Polynucleobacter sp. es-EL-1, the following are encoded in one genomic region:
- a CDS encoding putative quorum-sensing-regulated virulence factor, whose product MPQAIIFDVEATDKNDAVIIEAASLDVTSINPLSVGNPWVQRYNPGKPISLGALATHHIMDEELVNCPASSSFRLPGGTKYLIGHSIDFDWEAIGKPEVKRICTLALARSLWPDLDSHTQSALLYHFERTTAREQLRNAHSALADVWICSKILGQIIEKLKPSSLDALWEMSEKARIPTIMPFGKHKGELISQVPSDYKQWMLRQSDVSEYLRKALQA is encoded by the coding sequence ATGCCCCAAGCCATTATTTTTGATGTAGAAGCCACCGATAAGAATGATGCTGTCATTATTGAGGCCGCCTCTTTAGACGTCACCTCTATTAATCCCCTCTCTGTTGGCAACCCTTGGGTACAGCGCTATAACCCTGGCAAACCCATTAGCTTAGGTGCGCTAGCCACACATCACATCATGGATGAAGAGTTGGTTAATTGTCCTGCTAGTAGCTCTTTTAGGCTGCCTGGTGGCACTAAATATCTTATTGGTCACAGCATTGATTTTGATTGGGAGGCTATTGGTAAGCCTGAAGTGAAACGCATTTGCACTCTTGCTCTCGCTCGCAGTCTTTGGCCGGACTTAGATAGCCACACGCAAAGCGCCTTGCTCTACCATTTTGAAAGAACAACCGCTAGAGAGCAACTACGCAATGCCCATAGTGCATTGGCTGATGTATGGATCTGTTCTAAGATTCTTGGGCAGATTATTGAGAAGCTTAAGCCATCTTCTTTAGATGCTTTATGGGAAATGTCCGAAAAGGCACGCATTCCGACAATCATGCCTTTTGGTAAACACAAAGGCGAACTGATTAGCCAGGTGCCTTCAGACTATAAGCAGTGGATGCTTCGCCAATCCGATGTCTCTGAGTATCTACGCAAGGCCTTACAAGCTTAA